TAGTGTCTAGAGAAAAATTACGTCTAATACAAGTATAAGGGATTAAAGACCGTTTTATGCCTGTGCATTAAAAGATACTATTGTttgcttattatttacatttgttttttatcaataaaaattattgttcttaaaaaatataaaaaaataattatttcaaagtaaTAGCATATTCATGTTtcatctgaaaaaaaaatagaaaatctatataaattgtattgttCAAAATTGAACAGACATAAAAGCtaagaaaaaaacaactacaatatttaaatatgtaaaaacaaCGTAACTAGACTAGCGTTTGATCACTTCTGCCATTAAAAATTAACGGTAAAACATGCGGAGGactaatttgaattttttttcaacaaaataatacCAAAATAGAAATCCCGTAAAATATGGGACTCTTAAGGAAGTGTGCGTTTTTTATGGAAACGAAAAGGTGATTTAGCTTACAAGtatacaaaagagaaaatcttgtaaacatatattttcatttgaaaataatatttgtattcagtagaaaaaaaattagtattaacTACAATATTAGTGGCTATGACTAAAAACCATGATAAcgacttaaataaaattaatacaaaaaactAGCTTTCCgccatgaaaaaattatttgtccgGTTAAGTgtcatgataaaaaaaaaaaaaaaatcatggcaaatgttttagccaccctCGCAAAAATCACGaccaagaacaaaaaaaaaaaaaaatcatggcaaatgttttagccaccctCGCAAAAATCACGACCAAGAACTATTGCGTGGTTgtgatcaataactatttattatgataatttattattaattatgataattaattataataattaattataatttaatattataattcttagaGTGATTCTTACTTAGAAACTATTGATtactaacaaaaattaattagttacgATCCAAGAAAATCTTATTagagaaggaaattatttatacGAGAAGTATACGATTGaatccaagaaaatattttgattaattctcAAATGTTTTTGTAtgctcaaaaaaaaaaaaactaaaacataattatatgcTAACAATAACGGCATACTTGATGTacgtgtaaataataaatatattggaataaatatttgttattataaattaaattcatatcagataaaaaataattaaaaatacgtATTTAATTTTGTGCAGCAAAATTATACGTTATGGAgatttttaataatgtttcttttattttctttaaaaccttttgaattttgagagGAATCCATCGAAAGTTCACAAAATGAAAGATTGGAAGTTACATgttatataaaaggaaaaagtattattttagtccgctaaatatgtataattttaattttagtccgatatgCATTCATAATGgtaaattatccgaaaatctgacaaaaaattaaaagtaagcaatttcgtaagttttTAGACATATTTaacggattaaaataatactttttcctatataAAAGATTAACATAAGATACGGATGAAAAATAGGTGAGGTTATGGAAAGATTTTCTCTCCTTTGATAGAGATTAGTAATTTGTAGCGTGCTCGATGTGCGTgcaatttctataaatatcatttaaaataaaatatttatattaattaaaatatatatataaaataatgagttagtattaaacttataaaaaatataatcacaaaaaaattgaataaaaattaaaaaaaaataactattaaaagTTAAGGAGAGTTggaagttaataaataaataaaaatattaaataaaatattaaaattaacatatcaaaataattgaaacacCAATTAACCCTACTTCAACTATATATAGTATACATAATCACACTGGccttaattttttgaagtttgacaTAACATAGACCCACTGTggttgagaaattatatcttttactcatagtatttgtttttgtttaataaatagatcttttcgttaatcaaaattcaccaaatttgctgatataagaaaatgaaatattgaatgaaaatctatatttatatttattattaatttattgcaagtcaaataaatcttttattgacCAAACTACTCCTATCTATCTTGACACGGTAGTGCATTtgaggagatatatttttagtcttacgaagatatttttcagaaaatatttattttactcgtaattaatcaataataagccAATTAGGTTTAAATATGGattctcattctttttttttttgaaaaaaaatattagcaaattcgataaattttgactaataaaataatcaattttttaagagaaaacaaacttaatgaatattaaatataagttctcaattataagaattttacatataattatacatatctcATAGAACAACATAATTAGTTCTTGTTTTTAACAAATAGTTGTCGTGGTGCATGTCGTTCTTATATgcgtataataaataaatttttaccctttgaaatatattataaataagagtaagaAATATCTATCGacacattatattaaaaaagaaaaaaaagaaacaaaaacaataatttatcgattaatgtaaaaatttaaaaattaaataaattaattatcttattcaaatatatttttgactttacaaaaaattcacaCCATATCACACAGCATCGTTTATAAGTGTGGAggcttttcttatttatattggTATCGATGAAGTATAAACAGGGATGAACCACAGCGCAAGATTAAAAAgtgtaataaattaacaatcaACTAATACTCGCCACATGTTAATCATCGGGATGTTGTCAGTTCATATACGAAAGCATCATTCCCGATATGTATATTCATGCCCGTGATGTTTTCCAGGacgataaatatttaaatgtcaGGAACAGACACATACGCACATTTGTAGCAGCCAGATATTCATGATATGAGTGTGTTGTTCGTCCTCTTTCTTAATCAACTCATCATATCGTCAAAGTACCAGAAATTCTTCCAACAAATGATTGTCCCGAATGGCCCTATAATTTATGGAAAGAGAAAAGACAGCCGCCAATCTAATTACCTCAACAATTTTGTCCAACTTAAACACATGATGTAGACACGAAGCCTTAAGGGACCATGCCATAATTCATAATCTTCTCATCCATTCCaaactcttcttcttcttgaaatCAACTGCGACTTCAAGAGTCTAAATTTAGGCCACTTTCTTGGCTGCGGGCAGTCGGGAATTGAGTTTCTTGAATTgggttttcattttcttggatTGAAGTTCAGTTGGGGAAGATGAGTTTCAGGGATGAAGTGGAGGATGGGAGGGGGGATTTGAGGAAGCCATTTCTGCATACTGGGAGTTGGTATCGGATGGGATCGAGGCAGTCTAGCATTATGGGTTCTTCTCAAGTTATAAGGGATAGCTCTATCTCGGTCTTGGCTTGCGTCTTGATTGTGGCTTTGGGTCCTATCCAATTTGGTTTCACTGTAAAGTTACTTTCTTTGTTGCTCTTCAGTTCTTTCTTCATGATTGTTTGGTTGCAAGAGGTTTGaaatgtgtttgaatttgagCAAACTGGTTTGTTTGGttgcaagaaaattgaaatggtAACTGAGTGGAAATTGGAACTCTTAATTGAACTTAATACAGTTGATTATGGTTGAGTTAAGAAAGTTTgttgtaattcttgattttttatcttgAATTCTTTGAGACAGTTGATTAGCAGCTTTTGAGTGCTCATAGGGTGTGGTGTTTGGGCTATGAGTAGGAATACACGAGCTAAAAATTAGGAGATTTGCCAATGTTGCAGGCGCCCGACATTTCCAAATGCAGGCTTTGTATGTTAAGGATTGTATCGGGattggatgaaaatggatTCTAGTGTGCCCTTCTGTCTAAACATCTTGTAACTAAACTTTAAAGCACTGGAATTTGTCATGGCTATCGAAATTGGTTTTGGTTAGTGCTAGAGTTCATTGTATCTGTTTCTTGAGTGTTAGATTTTAatgctttttgttttgtgttacTTTTTAACTCCATTGGCGGTGGACTTAGCTCTAGACAGATCCCATTTGGCTGCCGATAGTATGATGCTATTGGATTTACAATACATGTTTTTCTCAATGAACTTGTATGCCACTGAATATGGGCTAACAGTTATCTTCTTTGTCATGTAGTCTGGTTACTCTTCACCAACGCAGTCTGCTCTGAGCAAAGATCTTGATCTTACAGTCTCACAGGTTAGTGATGATCAATTGTTTTATCATGATTGTATCGGCATTTCTTAATTCAATGTAGTAACTCACATGCTTGGAGCAGTTCTCTTTATTTGGTTCTTTATCAAATGTGGGAGCTATGGTTGGAGCAATAGCTAGTGGTCAGATTGCTGAGTACATCGGACGAAAGGGGGTAGGAGTTGTTTCTATCTTAGTTATTTACAAACAGTCGTgtcatatttttgtattcaAATCATAAGTTTCAACTAATTTCTCTACTCGCAGTCTTTAATGATCGCTGCCATACCTAATATCATCGGTTGGCTTGCAATATCATTTGCCAGAGTGAGAATTTGCCACCTTTTCTTGGGACCCTCTACCTTTTTTCTGGATGGAGGCTTTCAATTCatatcaaactttttttatgtaCATTAGGACTTTTCATTTCTCTACATGGGAAGACTGTTGGAAGGATTTGGTGTGGGTATAATCTCTTACACGGTGAGTTCAGTGCTTCTACGTAATTATTGTAGCAGTCGAAAGTTTCCTGATAGATTTAGTTATTCTTTTCTGTTCCCATTGCTACAGGTGCCTGTATATATAGCTGAGATAGCACCTCAAAATCTCAGAGGGGGTCTGGGCTCCGCGAACCAGGTTCACTTTGTGTAACATTTTATCATTCATTCTGTTTCACTACAAGACATCACGTAATCTTACTTCTATGATGTAGCTCTCTGTGACAATCGGAATCATGCTAGCATATCTGCTGGGACTATTCTGTAGCTGGAGAGTGCTTGCAGTTCTAGGTAATTGTGTTATATGATCTTTAGTTAGTTGTTCGTTCTTTCAACTTTGCAGTAATCTCATTCATCGTTATTATATCTGAGCATAAATTATAGAGTATTTATCAAAGCGAAACTTCTGTAAGAATTGTCTGCCAAATTCCTCACCTTTTCGTTCCTTCCACCTCCGCCCACACCGTCCTTACATTCAAAAGGTTTGCCACAAAGGTTGCTGAGGATGTCTAAAATCCGTATTTGTTTGCAGGAATATTGCCTTGTCTAATACTGATACCTGGCCTTTTTTTCATCCCAGAGTCTCCTCGGTGGTTGGTGAGGCTACAAacaagttttttcttttgatttcttgttttaaCAAAGACACAAGCACTGACGTATCTGCTACATGAAATCAGGCTAAAATGGGAATGATGGATGATTTTGAAGCTTCTCTGCAAGTTCTTCGTGGATTCGACACTGATATCACCCTTGAAGTAAATGAAATCAAGGCAAGATTTCTCCCattgttttttttccaaaaacagGGGACCGAAAATGCTGTTTCATGCTTTATCATTATCTTCAACTTGTTCCATCCGTACATCGTTCTTACATGATCCTCGACATAGTAAACAAATGCATGAACAATGCAGAagtcaaatttcaatttttcaattgcAGAGGTCTGTAGCTTCAACGAGTAGAAGAACGACAATCCGCTTTGCAGACCTCAAAGTGAGAAGATATTGGCTACCTCTCATGGTGCGTAGTTTCTTGGAAGGCTTCTGAGATTGATATGCTGTGTTTCTTTCCTGCTTTTGAAGACGACATATCTTAACCTGTCCTTTTTGTTCGACTCTCGTCCTGCAGATAGGAATTGGTTTGCTTGTTCTCCAACAGCTAGCTGGAACTAATGGTGTTATATTCTACTCCACTACTATATTTGAATCTGCTGGTGGGTAAAGTAACCTCCCCTTTCCGGAAACATGGAATTATAGTCGAATTTGTAAGAATAGGCACATTATTTCCAGTTTTCCGCTCTGGAACCTCTGACAGTGCACATTTTGATAATCTAACTTAATGTCCTAAAGAGAAGTTGCGATGGAATTTTTGGATTCTATAAAACTCACATGCAGTAACTTTAAAAATGCATCACCCGGAAAGATGCAAATTTTCGTTCGTTGCTTGGTTTTCTCCATTTCGAAGTCCTGTTTAGTTtgagtatatttataattgccTTCAGTTGAAGGGTTTTTATACGGTAACTTGTATTAACAGGAATCTCATCGAGCAATGCTGCAACAGTTGGTGTTGGCGCTATTCAGGTTAAGCTTGGAAACATGTACATGCcaagtatttttttccaaaaatagaAGACATACAAGCAAATATCTCTGCAATCTTGCTTGTTATACTCTAATGAATATCTAAATGTGCATGTTGTTAGGTATTTGCTACTGCAGTTTCAACATGGTTGGTCGACAGAACTGGGCGGAGGATTCTACTAATTGTAAGTTAAAGAACTATAACATCTTTAATGTTTAAGGATTTATCAGATCACTTTACAACAACGTAAGCATTTCTTTTAGGTTTCGTCTTTTGGGATGGCTCTCAGTCTCCTAGTTGTTGCCATTGCATTCTTTCTAAAGGTAATGATGCTTTTACGGTAAGGAAACAGGTCCAGGTCATAGATATAAATGCAGAACTCTCAGTTTACCTTTTACCTGATATGCTGCTGTTTGATTCTTCCGCAATCCAAAATTGTTCAAGGGTTTTGTAGCCGAGGATTCTTCATTGTATGGCATATTCGGAATTCTATCAGTAGTTGGGGTCGTGGTACGTTTTCTTACCAGTGCATCTgatgattcttgaattttcatttccaCAAGTTCCTTACATTGTCAACtgtcattttttatagtgtatgATTGTCTCGTTTTCACTTGGAATGGGTCCGATCCCATGGCTTATAATGTCTGAGGTACTGTCTTCCCCCTTTGCTCCTTAAATCGaggttcttgattttctttctgcATTTAACAATTGGGAGCT
The window above is part of the Sesamum indicum cultivar Zhongzhi No. 13 linkage group LG7, S_indicum_v1.0, whole genome shotgun sequence genome. Proteins encoded here:
- the LOC105166133 gene encoding sugar transporter ERD6-like 6 — translated: MSFRDEVEDGRGDLRKPFLHTGSWYRMGSRQSSIMGSSQVIRDSSISVLACVLIVALGPIQFGFTSGYSSPTQSALSKDLDLTVSQFSLFGSLSNVGAMVGAIASGQIAEYIGRKGSLMIAAIPNIIGWLAISFARDFSFLYMGRLLEGFGVGIISYTVPVYIAEIAPQNLRGGLGSANQLSVTIGIMLAYLLGLFCSWRVLAVLGILPCLILIPGLFFIPESPRWLAKMGMMDDFEASLQVLRGFDTDITLEVNEIKRSVASTSRRTTIRFADLKVRRYWLPLMIGIGLLVLQQLAGTNGVIFYSTTIFESAGISSSNAATVGVGAIQVFATAVSTWLVDRTGRRILLIVSSFGMALSLLVVAIAFFLKGFVAEDSSLYGIFGILSVVGVVCMIVSFSLGMGPIPWLIMSEILPPKIKGLAGSVATLANWFSSWLITMTAPLLLAWSSGGTFSLYTVVCIFTVAFVAIWVPETKGKTLEEIQHSFR